atatatatatagcaagctctcctttatcttctttttggTATAAAACTTGCAATGATGGCCAAGAAAATGGTAAGCCAACGGAAATAGCAGAGTACAGGCCAAAGACGAGTCCCTTTGGTGAGTCCTTCATTCTCTCTATGGTGGGGAACAGGAGGTaactatactttatatttatatctgtgctATCCTCAAATGCCTGAAGGACATCTGAGGATTATCTGACAACCTATAGAATGTCCAACAAGTGTAACTTTTGCTCCTTTGGGAACAAAATCATGGATGAAGTCAATCTTGTGTCTAAGTTGGTCATTTAGGTCATACACATCCTTCCCTGTGGATGAATTACAGAAAGATCAATACTGTTAACTACACTAGTAGTGCTACTATAAATATACCAATACAAGGATAGAAAGTTTATGCTACATAGCTTTAAAAGATACCATGATCAAAGGACTGCAGTGGTCATTCTAACAATCTAGACATAGCCACTCATTCCACATCCAGAAGAAAAACTATGCAATATCAAAATCTCAAATTAGTAAATGCCTTAATTACTATTTAGAAAATGTTACAGCCTACTatttcaaaatatcaaaatacttAACAGCTGTTGGATTTAAGGTTTAGTCAATTATAAATTTTCAATGCTTGTAAGGGCCTTTTTTTCCAAAGGACTTATAAAAGTCTTTTGGATAGATTTCCTGGCAAAATAATTataggattaaaaaaatatatatagtatttcagGATTAATGAAGGATGTTGAGCTAAGGAACTGAATCTCTTACCAAGCTGTGACTTAGTATAAGAGGTACAGCAATGTCCAGCATGGGAAACAGCCCAAACAGCATGAGTGCCCTTTAGAGTCATATATATGGTCTCCATGAAGCTGGTGTAATAGCCTGTCACACCTGGATTTCTGGAGAAAAagacatataataaatactttactgtaataacttaaaaaaaagtctCCTAAGCTGAAAAGAGAATTTCTATTGTTATAACTATATGCGATAGAAACAATATGATTCAGAATTACATTGTTTAACTAGTTTGTTTAAAAATGTTATGGGTGaaagaataaaatgtatatattactactaatacaaaGAACAAGTGATTTATTATGCAttgagttttaaaaataaaagcaaaaactataataaaataccTTATTATGTAATTACTTTTCATGTTATCAGATAAACGAACCTGGGATGATTAGCACTATGTCATTCGGTTTTTTCCTCAAAAAGATggcccaacacacaaaaaatctgtTGGTCTTTTACCCACAAGTAGTTCTTTCCTTTCTAATACTCTGTCATTCTGCCCAGAGTTAAATTCTGAAAAAGAGGATTAATCAAATTAACTTCTTATATCTAGCTATAATTCTGTCTATATAGCCAGTTGAATGACTGCTGATGACTCCCATGGTTAAAATCTATCACTCAGTACAGTGGGTAGTCAGTATTACTCTGGAAGGAGTGATATCCATGTACTGGAAAACATAGTGGGTAAAACTAAGCTTCTCTTGATTAACCAACTGCCCCCGGAAGGCATAAATACATCCCAAGCCCACTGtaaatttagtttattaattgcgTTTACACAGAATGAGTCAAGAAGTAATCCTATCAATATCACTTGTTTATGATTTTCCCTATTTTtggaaagatttatttatttatttttttttttttactttatcattctcattgttactagtatatcaatattataataatcacaatttcaataacaataccaacattCCTATATTAAGAACATTAGTAAAGAACAAACTTCCATCAAATTCATGGAATCAGGAAATGAGGTGCAGTCACTCAACCCTACTAAGAGACTCCATTGTGGCTGAGCATTTATGGTGCCATCTGTGTgcaaaaaaattcacacacacacacacacacacacacacacacacacacacacacacacacacacacacacacacaaccaccacacacacacacacacacacacacacacacacaacacacatacaatacaaatcagttatatactaatacactactatacatatacatacactataatcatacacaatacatataatactacatatacacttatatactactatacacatacacctatatatacatatatatatattattatatatatatatattatattatatatatatatatacatacgtgtatgtgtatgtgtgtatgtatatgtagtatatatgtatttagtgtatatatgtgatgtatataatatataatatatatatatatatatatataatagtatatatatatgtgtgtgtgtgtgtgtgtgtgtgtttgtgtgtgtgtgtggtgttactgttggggtgtgtgtggtgatgtgtgtgtgtggtgttgtgtgtgtgt
This genomic stretch from Penaeus monodon isolate SGIC_2016 unplaced genomic scaffold, NSTDA_Pmon_1 PmonScaffold_23844, whole genome shotgun sequence harbors:
- the LOC119570282 gene encoding LOW QUALITY PROTEIN: lipid droplet-associated hydrolase-like (The sequence of the model RefSeq protein was modified relative to this genomic sequence to represent the inferred CDS: inserted 1 base in 1 codon; deleted 3 bases in 2 codons); this encodes MESLMGLGCIYAFRGQLVNQEKLSFTHYVFQYMDITPSRTNRFFVCWAIFLRKKPNDIVLIIPGNPGVTGYYTSFMETIYMTLKGTHAVWAVSHAGHCCTSYTKSQLGKDVYDLNDQLRHKIDFIHDFVPKGAKVTLVGHSIGCQIILDVLQAFEDSTDINIKYSYLLFPTIERMKDSPXGTRLWPVLCYFRWLTIFLAIIASFIPKKIKESLLYIYFGRKAHKHVIKASIELLNPKIIQNVLWMAYSELNEVLMPNLKALEKHKGKVMLYYGANDGWCPLSYHQDLIAKVKEVNAQVCQEGHAHAFVLKSSEPMGEKVAHWIS